From Actinopolyspora lacussalsi, a single genomic window includes:
- a CDS encoding Fe-Mn family superoxide dismutase (product_source=KO:K04564; cath_funfam=1.10.287.990; cog=COG0605; ko=KO:K04564; pfam=PF00081,PF02777; superfamily=46609,54719): protein MAQYVLPELDYDYSALEPAIAGEINELHHSKHHAAYVKGANDTIEKIAEAREKGDFSSIVGLETTLAFNLAGHSLHLVWWKILSPDGGDKPTGELAAAIDQDFGSFDNFRAQMEAVSTTIQGNGWGVLAWDPVGQRLITQQLRDHHSNLSIATTPLLVFDIWEHAYYLQYKNVKADYVKQLWNVVNWDEVSRRFADARAGYNGLRLPQS, encoded by the coding sequence ATGGCGCAGTACGTGCTGCCCGAGCTGGATTACGACTACTCGGCGCTCGAACCCGCGATCGCCGGTGAGATCAACGAGTTGCACCACAGCAAACATCACGCGGCTTACGTCAAGGGAGCCAACGACACGATCGAGAAGATCGCCGAGGCGCGCGAGAAGGGGGACTTCTCGTCGATCGTCGGGCTGGAGACCACACTGGCGTTCAACCTCGCGGGTCACTCGCTGCACCTCGTGTGGTGGAAGATCCTGAGCCCGGACGGCGGCGACAAGCCGACCGGCGAGCTCGCGGCGGCCATCGACCAGGACTTCGGTTCCTTCGACAACTTCCGCGCCCAGATGGAGGCCGTCTCCACCACGATCCAGGGCAACGGATGGGGCGTGCTCGCGTGGGACCCGGTCGGACAGCGACTGATCACGCAGCAGCTGCGCGATCACCACTCCAACCTGTCGATCGCCACCACCCCGCTGCTGGTGTTCGACATCTGGGAGCACGCCTACTACCTGCAGTACAAGAACGTGAAGGCCGACTACGTCAAGCAGCTCTGGAACGTGGTCAACTGGGACGAGGTCTCCCGGCGGTTCGCCGACGCGCGGGCCGGCTACAACGGGCTGCGGCTGCCGCAGTCCTGA
- a CDS encoding DHA1 family bicyclomycin/chloramphenicol resistance-like MFS transporter (product_source=KO:K07552; cath_funfam=1.20.1250.20; cog=COG0477; ko=KO:K07552; pfam=PF07690; superfamily=103473; tigrfam=TIGR00710; transmembrane_helix_parts=Inside_1_45,TMhelix_46_68,Outside_69_82,TMhelix_83_100,Inside_101_112,TMhelix_113_135,Outside_136_138,TMhelix_139_158,Inside_159_170,TMhelix_171_193,Outside_194_197,TMhelix_198_220,Inside_221_240,TMhelix_241_263,Outside_264_282,TMhelix_283_305,Inside_306_316,TMhelix_317_339,Outside_340_343,TMhelix_344_366,Inside_367_377,TMhelix_378_400,Outside_401_404,TMhelix_405_427,Inside_428_439): MSDPRPSDAPPSGARQQHSHRDGGTPPHTETETGVDNSGLRRKAKFALILGGLTAFGPLTIDMYLPALPELTRELGATSAQGQLTLTAVLLGLAFGQLVAGTLSDSVGRRKPLLVGLGVYFATSVLCALSGDVYALTALRFLQGFGAAAGMVIARASVRDLYSGVEASRFFSSLMLVTGLAPILAPVIGGQVLNFTTWRGVFVVLASFSVVLFLVTVLALPETKPRRWRQPLRPGSTARIFGGLLGSPSFLGNALAAGLAMAAMFAYISGSSYVLQDIYGLSPQAYSLAFGSNALGLVAGGQINARLVGRIATESQLLLCALSAAAVAGLLLVFTVSAGLPLPFLLVALFVMISSLGFVMPNTTMLVLAERQEVSGSASALLGVLQFVVGALAAPLVGLGGVGSALPMALVMFGVVLASLTVHLTLGRRSTGAAAPAAR; the protein is encoded by the coding sequence ATGAGCGACCCGCGACCGAGTGACGCTCCACCGAGCGGCGCCAGGCAGCAGCACAGCCACCGCGACGGCGGAACACCACCCCACACCGAGACGGAGACCGGCGTCGACAACTCCGGACTGCGCCGCAAGGCGAAGTTCGCCCTCATCCTCGGGGGACTGACCGCGTTCGGCCCGTTGACCATCGACATGTACCTCCCCGCCCTGCCGGAGCTGACCAGGGAGCTGGGTGCCACCTCCGCGCAGGGTCAACTCACGCTTACCGCCGTGCTGCTCGGGCTGGCCTTCGGGCAACTGGTCGCGGGAACGCTCAGCGACTCGGTCGGCAGGCGCAAGCCACTGCTGGTCGGGCTGGGCGTGTACTTCGCCACCTCCGTGCTGTGCGCACTCTCCGGGGACGTGTACGCACTGACCGCGTTGCGGTTCCTGCAGGGATTCGGCGCGGCCGCGGGAATGGTCATCGCCCGCGCCTCGGTACGCGACCTCTACTCCGGAGTGGAGGCGTCCCGGTTCTTCTCGTCACTGATGCTGGTCACCGGCCTGGCCCCCATTCTGGCGCCGGTCATCGGCGGGCAGGTGCTCAACTTCACCACCTGGCGCGGGGTATTCGTGGTGCTGGCGTCCTTCTCGGTGGTGCTGTTCCTGGTGACGGTACTGGCACTCCCGGAGACCAAACCGAGGCGATGGCGTCAACCGCTGCGACCCGGTTCCACCGCGCGCATCTTCGGCGGACTGCTGGGCAGTCCCTCGTTCCTGGGCAACGCACTGGCGGCGGGACTGGCCATGGCCGCGATGTTCGCCTACATCAGCGGTTCCTCGTACGTGCTGCAGGACATCTACGGACTCTCCCCGCAGGCGTACAGTCTCGCGTTCGGCAGCAACGCCCTGGGCCTGGTCGCGGGCGGACAGATCAACGCACGACTCGTCGGCAGGATCGCGACCGAGTCCCAGCTGCTGCTCTGCGCGCTGAGCGCGGCAGCGGTGGCCGGGTTGCTGCTGGTGTTCACCGTGTCGGCGGGGCTGCCACTGCCGTTCCTGCTCGTGGCACTGTTCGTGATGATCTCCAGTCTCGGCTTCGTGATGCCCAACACGACGATGCTCGTGCTCGCCGAACGCCAGGAGGTCTCCGGAAGCGCCTCGGCACTGCTCGGAGTCCTGCAATTCGTGGTGGGGGCGTTGGCGGCCCCGCTGGTGGGACTCGGCGGAGTCGGATCGGCGCTGCCCATGGCACTGGTGATGTTCGGCGTGGTGCTCGCCTCGCTGACGGTGCACCTGACCCTGGGCAGACGAAGCACGGGTGCGGCGGCACCCGCCGCGCGCTGA
- a CDS encoding tRNA G18 (ribose-2'-O)-methylase SpoU (product_source=COG0566; cath_funfam=3.40.1280.10; cog=COG0566; pfam=PF00588; superfamily=75217) produces MARLIEVTDAEDPAVDDFRDLTTADRRPDRPGGRGLVIGEGRLVVERLLASPYPIRGLLGERKRINTLEPLLRDLDVPAYIVEPDTLAGIVGFHLNRGVLAVADRAPEPDPAELIRRSSKLAVLEGVVDHENLGAMFRNAAGLGLDGVLLGRGCSDPLYRRSVRVSMGHVLRVPFARLTDWPGDLERLGANGFRVAALAPRPDAVPVGRAGLSEGKVAVLMGSEGPGLSEEALRSSDLTVGIPMSREVDSLNVAASAAIVFHAMRSDS; encoded by the coding sequence GTGGCCAGGCTGATCGAAGTAACCGATGCGGAGGACCCCGCGGTCGACGACTTCCGCGATCTGACTACCGCCGATCGTCGTCCCGATCGCCCCGGCGGGCGCGGGCTCGTGATCGGCGAGGGCAGGCTGGTGGTGGAGCGGCTGCTCGCCTCGCCCTACCCCATTCGGGGACTGCTCGGGGAACGCAAACGGATAAACACCCTCGAACCGCTGCTGCGCGATCTCGATGTCCCCGCCTACATCGTCGAGCCGGACACGCTGGCCGGGATCGTGGGCTTTCACCTCAACCGCGGAGTTCTCGCGGTGGCGGACCGCGCTCCCGAACCCGATCCGGCCGAGCTGATTCGCCGTTCCAGCAAGCTGGCCGTGCTCGAAGGGGTCGTCGATCACGAGAACCTCGGAGCCATGTTCCGCAACGCCGCCGGGCTCGGCCTCGACGGGGTGCTATTGGGCCGCGGCTGTTCCGATCCGCTCTATCGCCGCAGCGTCCGGGTCTCGATGGGGCACGTGCTGCGTGTGCCGTTCGCCAGGCTCACGGACTGGCCCGGCGATCTGGAGCGCCTCGGTGCCAACGGTTTCCGGGTGGCCGCGCTGGCCCCCCGTCCCGATGCCGTTCCGGTGGGACGAGCGGGTCTCTCCGAGGGCAAGGTGGCCGTGCTGATGGGTTCGGAGGGGCCCGGGCTGAGCGAGGAGGCACTGCGCTCGTCCGATCTCACCGTCGGCATCCCGATGTCTCGTGAGGTGGATTCGCTGAACGTCGCGGCCTCGGCCGCGATCGTGTTCCACGCCATGCGCTCCGACTCGTGA
- a CDS encoding hypothetical protein (product_source=Hypo-rule applied; transmembrane_helix_parts=Inside_1_6,TMhelix_7_26,Outside_27_30,TMhelix_31_53,Inside_54_116), whose product MSPSARVLFLVGLLSILVALFAGAVLLTMDYVAWIAGTIGAVSIAGGFVARALSPDTGGGKSTGDGISPGGGRPRGRFIGRSLPGVRDRIWQRHLESRGGNSGDEQQSPEQDSSRP is encoded by the coding sequence ATGTCACCGTCCGCGCGCGTGTTGTTCCTGGTCGGCCTCTTGTCGATCCTCGTGGCCCTGTTCGCCGGGGCAGTGCTGCTCACGATGGACTACGTCGCGTGGATAGCGGGGACGATCGGCGCGGTCTCCATCGCGGGAGGGTTCGTGGCGAGGGCGCTCTCCCCGGACACCGGCGGCGGGAAGTCCACAGGGGACGGTATTTCCCCCGGTGGCGGACGCCCCCGCGGTAGGTTCATCGGCAGATCGCTGCCGGGAGTGCGGGACCGCATCTGGCAACGACACCTCGAATCGAGAGGTGGGAACTCCGGTGACGAGCAGCAGAGTCCGGAACAGGACTCCTCCCGCCCCTGA
- a CDS encoding hypothetical protein (product_source=Hypo-rule applied; pfam=PF10801; transmembrane_helix_parts=Inside_1_124,TMhelix_125_147,Outside_148_151,TMhelix_152_171,Inside_172_177,TMhelix_178_200,Outside_201_202) has protein sequence MVGETMELRVARGRPLFVEADGSLGLKPEHVGLSPELCAALYEWAEVVERISRGNPLDGRASRAVARRGRLLAGRTAGECERAVRYHDPLTGEPSTLPAPVGQRLVAGSDPRTEVFDRTARPTGVTVSVILAVLVSVVLVVVSLGLAEVNPLLGVVVNLAVAGGFAPSVWLGRAVPTWRWVAFGVVLGVAASWVILPLSLLG, from the coding sequence ATGGTGGGGGAAACCATGGAACTCCGGGTCGCCCGAGGGCGGCCCCTGTTCGTCGAGGCGGACGGGTCGCTCGGTCTGAAGCCGGAGCACGTGGGGCTTTCTCCCGAGCTCTGTGCGGCGCTGTACGAATGGGCCGAGGTCGTGGAGCGAATCAGCCGGGGGAATCCCCTCGACGGGCGGGCGTCGCGCGCGGTGGCACGTCGCGGCCGGCTGCTCGCGGGCCGCACGGCGGGGGAGTGCGAGCGTGCCGTTCGTTACCACGATCCGCTGACCGGTGAGCCGAGCACGCTGCCCGCACCCGTCGGACAGCGGCTTGTCGCGGGGTCGGACCCGCGGACAGAAGTGTTCGACCGCACCGCCCGGCCCACCGGCGTGACGGTCAGTGTCATCCTCGCGGTGCTGGTCTCCGTGGTGCTGGTGGTGGTTTCGCTGGGGCTGGCCGAGGTGAACCCGCTGCTCGGTGTGGTGGTCAATCTCGCTGTGGCGGGCGGATTCGCCCCGTCGGTCTGGCTCGGACGCGCCGTACCCACCTGGCGCTGGGTAGCTTTCGGAGTAGTACTCGGTGTCGCCGCTTCCTGGGTGATCCTGCCGCTGAGTCTGCTGGGGTGA
- a CDS encoding phosphoserine aminotransferase (product_source=KO:K00831; cath_funfam=3.40.640.10,3.90.1150.10; cog=COG1932; ko=KO:K00831; pfam=PF00266; superfamily=53383; tigrfam=TIGR01366), with protein sequence MTQAETNIDPTTLRLPAELIPADGRFGCGPSKVRPEQLTRLANEGADVMGTSHRQKPVKSLVGRVREGLRQLFSLPEGYEVVLGVGGTTAFWDAATLGLVRQRALHLTYGEFSEKFAKATKSAPFLDDSIVVKADPGDAPDPVSDPKADLIAWAHNETSTGVMLPPSRPAGSENSLIAVDATSGAGGLPFNPADVDVYYFAPQKCFASDGGLWIAAMSPAALERVGEIGGSDRWIPEFLSLTTALDNSRKDQTYNTPAVATLFLLADQIEWMLEQGGLDWCVRRTGESSRRVCSWAESSDFASPFVADPAKRSQVVNTIDFADSIDADAVAKALRANGIVDTEPYRKLGRNQLRIGTFPAVEPDDVTKLTQAIDWIAGKLG encoded by the coding sequence ATGACGCAGGCCGAAACCAACATCGACCCGACGACGCTGCGGTTGCCAGCTGAACTGATCCCGGCCGACGGACGGTTCGGATGCGGACCGTCGAAGGTCAGGCCGGAGCAGTTGACGCGGCTCGCGAACGAGGGTGCCGACGTGATGGGCACCTCGCACCGGCAGAAACCGGTGAAGTCGCTCGTCGGACGCGTGCGGGAAGGTCTCCGCCAGCTCTTCTCCCTTCCGGAGGGCTACGAGGTGGTCCTCGGCGTCGGTGGCACCACCGCCTTCTGGGACGCCGCCACCCTGGGCCTCGTACGGCAGCGTGCGCTGCACCTGACCTACGGTGAGTTCTCCGAGAAGTTCGCGAAGGCGACCAAGTCCGCCCCGTTCCTGGACGACTCGATCGTCGTCAAGGCCGATCCGGGCGATGCCCCCGATCCGGTGTCCGACCCGAAGGCCGACCTGATCGCCTGGGCGCACAACGAGACCTCCACCGGCGTGATGCTGCCCCCGAGCCGCCCCGCCGGGTCCGAGAACTCGCTGATCGCGGTGGACGCCACCTCCGGCGCGGGCGGGCTGCCGTTCAACCCCGCGGACGTGGACGTCTACTACTTCGCGCCGCAGAAGTGCTTCGCCTCGGACGGCGGCCTGTGGATCGCGGCGATGAGCCCGGCCGCGCTGGAGCGCGTGGGCGAGATCGGTGGTTCGGACCGCTGGATTCCGGAGTTCCTCTCGCTGACCACGGCGCTGGACAACTCCCGCAAGGACCAGACCTACAACACCCCCGCCGTCGCCACGCTGTTCCTGCTGGCCGACCAGATCGAGTGGATGCTCGAACAGGGCGGGCTGGACTGGTGCGTGCGGCGCACCGGTGAGTCCTCGCGCCGGGTGTGCTCGTGGGCCGAGTCCTCGGACTTCGCCTCCCCCTTCGTCGCCGACCCGGCCAAGCGTTCCCAGGTGGTCAACACGATCGACTTCGCCGACTCGATCGACGCGGACGCCGTGGCCAAGGCGCTGCGCGCGAACGGGATCGTGGACACCGAGCCCTACCGCAAGCTCGGCCGCAACCAGCTGCGCATCGGCACCTTCCCCGCCGTCGAGCCGGACGACGTCACCAAGCTGACGCAGGCGATCGACTGGATCGCGGGCAAGCTCGGCTGA
- a CDS encoding gamma-glutamyl:cysteine ligase YbdK (ATP-grasp superfamily) (product_source=COG2170; cog=COG2170; pfam=PF04107; superfamily=55931): MGKQNVISRAFRPGDRQRYRDKMQRGLDALARMLAEGNFSFPHQQMGLEMELSLVDEGMNPSMSNAEVLEKIDDPSYTTELGQHNLELNVRPRALAGQGALELEDELRASLSNADSKAQDIGAKLVMIGTLPTLRSSHFDPRWLSHPARYGLLNQQICAARGEEILLHMSGTPLGDQEQERLRSHAESILPSSACTSAQLHLQVAPEDFAAHWNAAQCLAGVQVAVGANSPFLLGKALWQETRVPLFQQATDSRPEELKNQGVRPRVWFGDRWITSIFDLFEENVRYFPSLMPEPEEEDPVAALNSGRAPTLSELRLHNGTIWRWNRPVYDLVDGVPHLRVENRVLPAGPTVADMLANAAFFYGAQRALAEQDRPLWTQMSFAAAEENFYSGARYGMNARLYWPGMGWVPADELVLRKLLPMAHEGLEACGVSATARQRHLGVLEQRCKARQTGADWQRETVLRLQRSRDRQPALVEMLRRYIELGDSGEPAHTWPVE, from the coding sequence ATGGGAAAGCAGAACGTAATCAGTCGAGCGTTCAGACCGGGCGATCGGCAGCGATACCGGGACAAGATGCAGCGCGGTCTGGACGCGCTGGCCCGGATGCTGGCTGAGGGCAACTTCTCCTTCCCCCACCAACAGATGGGGCTGGAGATGGAACTGAGCTTGGTGGACGAGGGGATGAACCCCTCGATGTCCAACGCCGAAGTACTGGAGAAGATCGACGACCCCTCGTACACGACCGAGCTGGGGCAACACAACCTGGAGCTCAACGTCCGGCCGCGAGCGCTGGCAGGCCAGGGAGCCCTCGAACTGGAGGACGAGCTGCGCGCTTCGCTGTCGAACGCCGACAGCAAGGCACAGGACATCGGGGCCAAACTCGTCATGATCGGAACGCTGCCGACGCTGCGGAGCTCCCACTTCGATCCGCGTTGGCTGTCGCACCCCGCGCGCTACGGCCTGCTCAACCAGCAGATCTGCGCGGCACGCGGCGAGGAGATACTGCTGCACATGTCGGGCACCCCGCTCGGCGATCAGGAACAGGAGCGGTTGCGCTCGCACGCGGAGTCGATCCTGCCCTCCTCCGCCTGCACTTCGGCACAGCTGCACCTGCAGGTCGCTCCGGAGGACTTCGCCGCGCACTGGAACGCGGCGCAGTGCCTGGCCGGGGTGCAGGTGGCCGTCGGGGCGAACTCACCGTTCCTGCTGGGCAAAGCGCTCTGGCAGGAGACGCGTGTCCCGCTGTTCCAACAGGCCACCGACAGCAGGCCCGAGGAGCTGAAGAACCAGGGGGTGCGTCCCCGCGTGTGGTTCGGGGACCGCTGGATCACCTCCATCTTCGACCTGTTCGAGGAGAACGTGCGCTACTTCCCCTCGCTGATGCCGGAGCCGGAGGAAGAGGACCCGGTGGCCGCGTTGAACTCCGGACGAGCCCCGACGCTTTCGGAACTGCGGCTGCACAACGGCACGATCTGGCGCTGGAACCGCCCGGTGTACGACCTCGTGGACGGGGTTCCGCACCTGCGGGTGGAGAACCGGGTGCTCCCCGCGGGACCGACGGTGGCCGACATGCTGGCCAACGCCGCGTTCTTCTACGGCGCACAGCGCGCACTGGCCGAACAGGACAGGCCGCTGTGGACACAGATGTCGTTCGCCGCGGCGGAGGAGAACTTCTACAGCGGAGCCCGTTACGGAATGAACGCCCGACTGTACTGGCCCGGCATGGGATGGGTTCCCGCCGACGAACTGGTACTGCGCAAGCTGCTCCCGATGGCCCACGAGGGGCTGGAGGCGTGCGGGGTCTCGGCAACGGCCAGGCAACGCCACCTCGGTGTGCTGGAACAGCGCTGCAAGGCCCGGCAGACCGGAGCCGACTGGCAACGGGAGACGGTGCTGCGGCTGCAGCGCAGCCGTGACCGACAGCCCGCTCTGGTGGAGATGCTGCGCCGCTACATCGAACTGGGTGACAGCGGCGAACCGGCACACACCTGGCCGGTGGAATGA
- a CDS encoding hypothetical protein (product_source=Hypo-rule applied; pfam=PF11268; superfamily=55961), translated as MRALRVVGLEEDGETVVCEDPDNGERFAVPADERLRAAARGDLTRLGQVQIELEAQMRPREIQTRVRAGASVEEVAAEAGIPQQRVERYAYPVLLERAQVAEKAQQAHPIREDGPDVQTLGEIISQTFGMRGQDYGETSWDAWRGEDGKWVVTLRWQAGRTENTAHWTFHPGAQGGTIAALDEDALDLLDPTPNRPLRTVRPVTELAREALELDHSDEEEVHSGDRETTTPLLGGASEQNNPDLSESSVGTAHIPAMTAGTLLGSTSQSNDAEFGNAIQDSEAEQPLEGSDNEVEHVATDREDIEDDAGTGEGRKNHPIVPSWEDVLLGVRSNR; from the coding sequence ATGCGAGCGCTGCGAGTGGTCGGGCTCGAAGAGGACGGCGAGACCGTCGTGTGTGAGGATCCCGACAACGGCGAACGCTTCGCGGTGCCTGCCGACGAGCGACTCCGCGCCGCGGCCCGCGGTGACCTCACCCGTCTCGGGCAGGTACAGATCGAGCTGGAAGCCCAGATGCGGCCGCGCGAGATCCAGACGCGAGTTCGTGCGGGCGCTTCCGTCGAGGAAGTCGCCGCTGAGGCCGGCATTCCGCAGCAACGCGTGGAGCGCTACGCCTACCCGGTATTACTGGAACGGGCCCAGGTCGCCGAGAAGGCCCAGCAGGCACATCCGATCCGCGAGGACGGGCCGGACGTACAGACACTCGGCGAGATCATCTCGCAGACCTTCGGAATGCGGGGGCAGGACTACGGCGAGACCAGCTGGGACGCCTGGCGCGGCGAGGACGGCAAGTGGGTGGTCACGCTGCGCTGGCAGGCCGGCCGCACGGAGAACACCGCGCACTGGACGTTCCACCCCGGCGCGCAGGGGGGCACGATCGCCGCGCTCGACGAGGACGCGCTCGACCTGCTCGATCCCACTCCGAACCGGCCACTGCGCACGGTACGTCCGGTCACCGAGCTCGCCAGGGAAGCACTCGAGCTGGACCACTCGGACGAGGAGGAGGTTCACTCCGGCGATCGGGAGACCACCACTCCGCTACTGGGAGGAGCGTCCGAGCAGAACAACCCCGACCTCTCCGAGAGTTCCGTCGGAACCGCCCACATCCCCGCCATGACAGCGGGGACGCTACTCGGCTCGACCTCGCAGTCGAACGATGCCGAGTTCGGAAACGCGATCCAGGACTCCGAGGCCGAACAACCCCTGGAAGGGTCGGACAACGAGGTCGAACACGTGGCGACGGACCGGGAGGACATCGAGGACGACGCGGGTACCGGGGAGGGGCGCAAGAATCACCCGATCGTACCCTCCTGGGAGGACGTGCTGCTCGGCGTGCGGTCGAACCGGTGA
- a CDS encoding MFS family permease (product_source=COG0477; cath_funfam=1.20.1250.20; cog=COG0477; pfam=PF05977; superfamily=103473; transmembrane_helix_parts=Outside_1_75,TMhelix_76_98,Inside_99_109,TMhelix_110_132,Outside_133_183,TMhelix_184_218,Inside_219_251,TMhelix_252_274,Outside_275_283,TMhelix_284_306,Inside_307_314,TMhelix_315_337,Outside_338_340,TMhelix_341_363,Inside_364_374,TMhelix_375_397,Outside_398_406,TMhelix_407_426,Inside_427_443) yields MSKPAQQESDRPERDSRSAASDESTGGRARGGMFRSLRERNYRYYASGQVVSLTGTWMQRAAQDWLVLELSDGSPAALGVAVALQFLPTLLFTLYAGVIADRVDKRRLLIAVQSGMGLCGVALGLLDVGGVVELWHVYALALGLGCFSAVDAPVRQSFVVEMVGARELPNAVALNSMTFNLARIVGPAIAGVLITLIGTGPVFLVNGLSTGAVVLGLLLMDPSRLHRTSGATEESGSLLAGLRYVSRSPRLIVVLALVCCVSTFGMNFENAFAVIARNVFDRDAAGYGLLITALAVGTLSGSSLAARRAGGRPRLRLVFGGAAAFGALEAAASLMPSYRSFAVALIPVGIAVMTCTTAANSTVQLSVDPEMRGRVMGLYMMLFLGGRPVGGLLSGWLAEIFNGRAPLLFGGIGVVLASLVGAVVLARSSEQESGSSGLPREAG; encoded by the coding sequence ATGTCCAAACCCGCCCAGCAGGAGTCCGACAGGCCGGAGCGAGACAGCCGGTCAGCGGCATCGGATGAATCCACTGGTGGGCGGGCGCGCGGCGGGATGTTTCGTTCGCTGCGGGAACGCAACTACCGCTACTACGCCTCCGGGCAGGTCGTCTCGCTGACCGGCACCTGGATGCAGCGCGCCGCGCAGGACTGGCTCGTACTCGAACTCTCCGACGGATCGCCGGCCGCACTGGGAGTGGCGGTCGCGTTGCAGTTCCTGCCGACCCTGTTGTTCACGCTCTACGCCGGAGTCATCGCCGACCGGGTCGACAAGCGTCGGCTGCTGATCGCGGTGCAGAGCGGAATGGGGCTGTGCGGCGTGGCACTGGGGTTGCTCGACGTCGGCGGTGTGGTCGAACTCTGGCACGTCTACGCGCTGGCCCTGGGGCTGGGGTGCTTCTCGGCCGTCGACGCCCCGGTGCGGCAATCCTTCGTGGTCGAGATGGTCGGCGCCCGAGAACTGCCCAACGCGGTCGCCCTCAACTCGATGACCTTCAACCTTGCCCGTATCGTCGGTCCAGCGATCGCCGGTGTGCTGATAACCCTGATCGGTACGGGGCCGGTCTTCTTGGTCAACGGGTTGAGCACGGGCGCCGTGGTGCTCGGCCTGTTGCTGATGGATCCGAGCAGGCTGCACCGGACATCGGGAGCCACGGAGGAGAGCGGCAGTCTCCTGGCGGGACTGCGTTACGTATCGCGGAGTCCGCGACTGATCGTGGTTCTGGCGCTGGTCTGCTGTGTGAGCACGTTCGGGATGAACTTCGAGAACGCCTTCGCGGTGATCGCGCGCAACGTGTTCGACCGGGATGCCGCCGGATACGGGTTGCTGATCACCGCACTGGCGGTGGGCACGCTCAGCGGCTCCTCGCTGGCGGCGCGTCGGGCCGGTGGTCGGCCTCGGTTGCGGCTGGTCTTCGGTGGTGCCGCCGCGTTCGGCGCCCTTGAGGCGGCGGCCTCGCTGATGCCTTCCTACCGCAGCTTCGCGGTTGCGCTGATCCCCGTCGGTATCGCCGTGATGACCTGTACCACGGCGGCCAACTCCACTGTGCAGCTTTCCGTGGACCCGGAGATGCGGGGCAGGGTCATGGGGCTGTACATGATGCTGTTCCTCGGGGGCAGGCCGGTCGGCGGACTGCTCTCCGGTTGGTTGGCGGAGATCTTCAACGGCAGGGCGCCGTTGTTGTTCGGCGGCATCGGCGTGGTGCTGGCGAGCCTGGTGGGTGCCGTCGTGTTGGCACGGAGTTCGGAACAGGAGAGCGGCTCGTCGGGGTTGCCGAGAGAAGCAGGTTAG